A stretch of the Sphingobacterium thalpophilum genome encodes the following:
- a CDS encoding TonB-dependent siderophore receptor, with product MFKKSILWSILILPVATIAQQTGTAREKSGKSSSAADSVKIDTTKTYTLSTANVVANKTTIPSSTLRLGENLLVTPQNIQVIDQRLLNDQMILTTAEGLSRNVSGVRTITHQEEGSVGIAVRGFQASNLRNGMDVSGSFGPLREDMAFVERVEFVKGPAGFMMGNTQPGGFYNIVTKKPTGINRRTAQMTLGSYSLLRAAVDIDQQLSSDGKFLGRFNLMGTKKGNFQQYVNHEQYVINPSFKYNASEHTNVIFEYILSENNFEGGFAKYAYGIDGFKEVKKNFSFSDPIMDPTKSREHNVYGTINHNFDDDWLLTAQFGYVRSEMEGASIYANYNSIVLADGSEGLKKGDVTRNVSINDALNTSTVGQVFTRGRFSTGAVSHHILAGLDMGKKFYVADWSVAGSIVDKSRRLPVNAAGEVIFNIYNPVYGNLTKDMLPTYDRIRPLRERGASSLSDYSYSSVHVQDEVRLLQDKLRIAAGLRYTATKKVSAANSGNEVKNEAFTPRFSITGLLTPTLTVYALYDETFQEQTGLLVDGGSPDPSYGRNKEIGFKKTWLQNKLMTNITAYHLTKTNMLTAAGVDNPGRSEQTGEATSKGIELDVNGAVGKNWNVVFNYAFTDAKVTKDNDPQKIGGMLYGTAKHISNGWIKYTIADGNLEGLGFSAGYEYQAKRATWPVVQDHKYLPDDLFSIDLGASYQKNNYHIALLVNNVTNRYNYVGFYPGAWRYTHYGWRVVNPQGFRLNLAYKF from the coding sequence ATGTTTAAGAAAAGTATTCTCTGGAGCATATTGATTTTACCGGTAGCCACCATAGCACAGCAAACAGGTACAGCAAGGGAAAAAAGCGGCAAGAGCAGTTCTGCCGCTGATTCAGTCAAGATAGATACCACGAAAACCTATACATTGTCTACAGCCAATGTCGTTGCCAATAAGACGACGATTCCATCTTCCACATTGCGGTTGGGGGAAAACCTGCTGGTGACTCCGCAAAATATTCAGGTGATTGATCAGCGTCTGCTGAATGACCAGATGATACTGACTACGGCCGAGGGGCTGTCACGTAATGTCAGCGGTGTGCGTACGATCACCCATCAAGAAGAGGGGAGCGTTGGCATTGCCGTGCGTGGATTTCAGGCCTCCAACCTGCGAAATGGCATGGATGTCAGCGGGAGTTTTGGTCCGCTGCGGGAGGACATGGCTTTTGTGGAGCGTGTGGAGTTTGTCAAAGGTCCGGCAGGTTTTATGATGGGCAATACCCAGCCCGGTGGTTTTTATAATATTGTCACCAAAAAGCCTACGGGCATCAACCGAAGGACAGCGCAGATGACGCTGGGCAGTTACAGTCTGCTGCGGGCGGCTGTTGATATCGATCAGCAGCTGAGCAGTGACGGTAAGTTTCTCGGAAGATTCAACCTGATGGGCACCAAAAAGGGCAATTTCCAACAGTATGTCAATCATGAGCAGTATGTGATTAATCCTTCTTTTAAATATAATGCCAGTGAGCATACCAATGTGATTTTTGAGTATATTCTTTCTGAAAACAATTTTGAAGGTGGGTTCGCCAAATATGCCTATGGTATTGATGGCTTTAAGGAAGTGAAGAAAAACTTTTCATTCAGTGATCCGATTATGGATCCAACGAAGTCACGGGAGCATAACGTCTATGGGACCATCAACCACAATTTTGATGACGACTGGCTTTTGACGGCGCAGTTTGGCTATGTACGCTCGGAAATGGAAGGCGCATCTATCTATGCCAATTACAATAGTATTGTGCTGGCCGACGGATCCGAAGGATTGAAAAAAGGGGATGTGACCCGTAACGTCAGCATCAACGATGCACTCAACACTTCTACTGTAGGGCAGGTATTTACGCGGGGAAGGTTTAGCACGGGTGCTGTCAGCCATCACATTCTGGCTGGACTGGATATGGGCAAGAAATTTTACGTTGCAGATTGGAGCGTAGCCGGCAGTATAGTGGATAAGAGCAGGAGGTTACCCGTCAATGCCGCAGGCGAAGTGATTTTTAATATCTATAATCCTGTTTACGGAAATCTGACCAAGGATATGCTGCCTACTTATGACCGTATCCGGCCACTGCGTGAACGCGGAGCAAGTTCGCTGTCTGACTATTCGTACAGTTCGGTGCATGTACAGGATGAGGTTCGCCTGCTGCAGGATAAACTGCGTATTGCTGCAGGGCTCCGTTATACAGCGACGAAAAAAGTATCTGCTGCCAACAGTGGCAACGAGGTGAAAAACGAGGCCTTTACACCCCGCTTCAGCATTACCGGACTGCTTACACCTACACTGACGGTTTACGCGCTGTATGACGAGACCTTTCAGGAGCAGACCGGCCTGCTTGTGGACGGCGGCAGTCCGGATCCGTCGTACGGACGCAACAAGGAGATCGGTTTCAAGAAGACCTGGCTACAAAATAAACTTATGACCAATATAACGGCCTACCATCTGACAAAGACCAATATGCTTACTGCGGCGGGAGTAGACAATCCCGGCCGGTCCGAGCAGACGGGAGAGGCTACATCCAAAGGGATAGAACTCGACGTCAATGGTGCGGTCGGCAAAAACTGGAATGTCGTATTCAACTATGCCTTTACCGATGCCAAAGTAACCAAGGATAATGACCCCCAAAAGATCGGCGGCATGCTGTACGGCACAGCAAAGCATATCAGCAATGGCTGGATTAAGTACACAATTGCCGATGGCAATCTCGAAGGACTGGGGTTTTCTGCCGGCTATGAATATCAGGCCAAACGCGCGACCTGGCCTGTGGTGCAGGACCACAAATACCTGCCAGATGATCTATTTTCGATAGACCTTGGAGCCTCTTATCAGAAGAACAACTATCATATTGCGCTGCTGGTCAACAACGTGACCAACCGATACAATTATGTCGGGTTCTATCCCGGTGCATGGCGCTATACCCATTATGGATGGCGGGTTGTCAACCCACAGGGATTTAGGCTCAATCTCGCTTATAAGTTTTAG
- a CDS encoding RHS repeat domain-containing protein: MSQSKLSYNEIGQLKQKNLHNTGSTAVQEILYSYNERGWLKSVNSPAAVSARRVFGMELSYGDKTDSYNGNIGSMKWNTLVPSTMTMQPVQTYTYYYDRLNRLKRGTYINAASGSPANKAGHYDEELAYDVMGNIDSLRRCNGTGSGWYNNFKYTYSGNQLTKVTDAGTAARTNTFSYDANGNGITNSRLGISKIEYNHLNLPNKLTKGSNSLIYSYDANGRKLSKTLGSAVTDYVDGIQYENGVLKFIQTEEGRILPNGSSYIYEYFLKDHLGNTRAVVDHSGTIKQIQDYYPFGMEMNQGNALNTASNLYKYNGKEKQVELGLDQLDYGARFYDAEIGRWNVVDPMAEKMRRHSPYNYAFSNPIRFIDPDGRAPIDPPTKKQQRVAAGVIVGGAAGGSIASTIIGGSLVAGGGRSWRGDCNRIRCTCRMVCWWRYNSRGCGCRRYGCFGRESYGKQCPRAKFCCFK, translated from the coding sequence GTGTCGCAGAGCAAGCTGTCGTACAATGAGATCGGGCAGCTGAAACAGAAGAACCTGCACAATACCGGCAGCACTGCCGTGCAGGAAATCCTGTACAGCTATAATGAGCGTGGCTGGCTGAAGTCGGTCAACAGTCCGGCCGCTGTGAGTGCCAGGCGTGTTTTCGGGATGGAGCTGAGCTATGGGGATAAGACGGACAGCTACAATGGCAATATCGGCAGTATGAAATGGAATACCCTGGTGCCCTCCACAATGACCATGCAGCCGGTTCAGACCTATACGTACTACTATGACAGGCTCAACCGATTGAAACGGGGAACATATATCAATGCGGCATCCGGTTCCCCTGCGAATAAAGCAGGCCATTATGATGAGGAACTGGCGTATGATGTAATGGGTAATATCGATTCACTGCGCAGGTGTAACGGTACGGGGAGTGGCTGGTACAATAATTTTAAATACACGTATTCGGGCAACCAGCTGACCAAAGTCACTGATGCGGGTACGGCGGCGAGGACCAACACGTTCAGCTATGATGCCAATGGCAACGGAATCACAAATTCACGTCTGGGAATTAGCAAGATTGAATATAATCACTTAAATTTACCCAATAAGCTGACCAAGGGTTCTAACAGTCTTATCTACAGCTATGATGCCAATGGCAGAAAGCTGTCCAAGACACTGGGTTCTGCAGTAACGGATTATGTTGACGGTATCCAGTACGAGAACGGGGTACTGAAGTTCATCCAGACGGAGGAGGGGAGGATCCTTCCGAACGGCAGTTCTTATATATATGAATATTTTCTGAAGGATCATCTGGGCAATACACGTGCTGTTGTTGACCATAGTGGAACGATCAAGCAGATCCAGGACTATTACCCGTTTGGTATGGAGATGAACCAGGGCAATGCACTGAACACTGCATCAAACCTGTACAAATACAATGGGAAGGAGAAACAGGTTGAACTGGGACTCGATCAGCTGGATTACGGGGCTAGGTTCTATGATGCAGAGATAGGACGTTGGAATGTGGTGGATCCAATGGCGGAGAAGATGAGAAGACATTCGCCGTATAATTATGCGTTCAGTAATCCAATACGTTTTATTGATCCTGATGGACGGGCGCCAATCGATCCACCTACTAAAAAACAACAGAGAGTAGCGGCAGGGGTAATTGTTGGCGGAGCAGCGGGCGGCTCAATTGCATCTACTATTATTGGTGGATCACTTGTAGCCGGGGGGGGGCGTAGCTGGAGGGGGGACTGCAACCGTATTCGGTGCACCTGTAGGATGGTTTGTTGGTGGCGCTATAATAGTCGGGGGTGTGGTTGTAGGAGGTACGGTTGCTTTGGTAGAGAATCTTATGGAAAACAGTGCCCCAGAGCCAAGTTCTGTTGTTTTAAGTGA
- a CDS encoding helix-turn-helix domain-containing protein, whose amino-acid sequence MGANTQQELTGQLMEFYERDEQDGTVSHLNTALGEFSTTYIFDSPEFIVRDYVYTYASDITLSYQTATKNYIQIAFFLNDELLIDRINGQQNIYRPQHNYIYFTPCGSEVDIYFKKGVVYRNLDIYVESDYFHEFAAQIPALDSFISAVDSNAFVRLAEQGIPISPQMQLILKEMKACDKKGLQRLYFMKSRILNLLQLLFEWIDLHGNTDAPTCTFKETPIGIYHDVQEFIVNNTSQFYTIEQLSALFGINEYKLKKGFKASFGMGLFQFATKVHIQEALSLLKTTNLSIKEIAFRTGYSSPSSFSVAFKKHCGISPNRIRRDQASS is encoded by the coding sequence ATGGGAGCGAACACACAGCAGGAACTGACAGGTCAACTGATGGAATTTTATGAGCGTGATGAGCAGGACGGCACAGTCAGCCATTTAAACACGGCACTGGGAGAATTTTCAACAACCTACATCTTTGATAGCCCCGAATTTATTGTCAGAGACTATGTGTATACGTATGCCAGCGATATCACGCTGTCCTACCAAACTGCAACGAAAAACTATATACAGATTGCATTTTTCCTCAATGACGAACTGCTTATAGATCGCATCAATGGGCAACAGAACATTTACCGGCCGCAGCACAACTACATCTATTTCACACCTTGTGGATCAGAGGTCGATATTTATTTTAAAAAGGGCGTAGTTTATCGCAACCTTGACATATATGTTGAATCAGACTATTTTCATGAGTTCGCAGCACAGATCCCTGCACTGGATTCTTTCATCAGCGCGGTAGACAGCAACGCTTTTGTCCGGCTGGCCGAACAAGGCATTCCCATCAGTCCACAGATGCAACTCATACTCAAAGAAATGAAAGCTTGTGACAAGAAAGGATTACAGCGGCTGTACTTTATGAAAAGCAGAATACTCAATCTACTGCAGCTTTTGTTTGAATGGATCGACCTGCATGGAAATACTGATGCGCCGACATGTACCTTCAAGGAAACACCGATCGGTATCTACCATGATGTTCAGGAATTTATCGTCAATAACACATCTCAGTTCTACACCATCGAACAACTGTCCGCATTGTTTGGAATTAATGAATATAAACTGAAAAAAGGTTTTAAAGCCAGCTTCGGTATGGGACTCTTTCAGTTTGCCACCAAGGTACATATTCAGGAAGCACTCTCGCTATTAAAAACAACGAACCTGTCCATTAAGGAAATTGCGTTTCGTACCGGCTATTCGTCGCCGTCTTCTTTTTCTGTAGCCTTCAAAAAACATTGCGGCATCTCGCCAAACCGGATTCGACGAGATCAGGCTTCGTCCTAA
- a CDS encoding ArsR/SmtB family transcription factor has translation MNLRRDVFQAIADPTRRAILLLLASQSMTAGAIAANFDTARPTVSKHLQILSECELLQARQNGREIHYQLNPAKMKEIADFIEPFRRMWDDRFNALETLMKNYKDS, from the coding sequence ATGAATTTGAGACGGGATGTTTTTCAGGCAATCGCTGATCCAACCAGAAGGGCCATACTGCTGCTGCTGGCTTCGCAATCCATGACTGCAGGCGCCATAGCAGCCAATTTCGATACGGCCAGACCGACAGTTTCCAAGCATCTTCAGATTCTCTCCGAGTGCGAGCTCCTGCAGGCGAGGCAGAACGGCCGTGAGATCCACTACCAGCTCAACCCGGCGAAAATGAAGGAAATAGCGGATTTCATCGAACCGTTCCGCAGGATGTGGGACGACCGCTTCAATGCCCTCGAAACCCTGATGAAGAACTATAAGGACAGTTAA
- a CDS encoding SRPBCC domain-containing protein, giving the protein MEQKTTIQAEEGKQEIVITREFDLPVQLLFRAYDEAPLFEQWMGTKVLKWENHKHGSYVFETMRDNKAVFRANGTIHEIVRNEHITRTFEMENSPLPVQLEFLTFEKIGDQRSRLVMQIVFKSADHRDQLLMMPFAQGINMAHNRLQDMLTNLIKQTQVK; this is encoded by the coding sequence ATGGAACAGAAAACAACAATACAAGCCGAGGAAGGCAAACAGGAAATCGTCATCACGCGTGAGTTTGATCTGCCAGTGCAATTGCTCTTCAGAGCTTACGATGAGGCGCCCCTGTTTGAACAATGGATGGGAACAAAGGTACTGAAATGGGAAAACCACAAACATGGTTCTTATGTTTTTGAAACAATGCGCGACAATAAGGCTGTATTCAGAGCGAATGGCACCATACACGAAATCGTCCGCAACGAACACATCACGCGCACATTCGAAATGGAAAACTCACCGCTTCCGGTGCAGCTGGAATTCCTGACATTTGAAAAAATCGGGGATCAGCGCAGCAGACTGGTCATGCAGATCGTTTTCAAATCTGCCGACCACCGCGACCAGCTGCTGATGATGCCTTTTGCTCAGGGTATCAATATGGCTCACAACAGACTGCAGGACATGCTCACCAATTTAATTAAACAAACTCAGGTAAAATGA
- a CDS encoding RHS repeat domain-containing protein, producing MVKRPCWTFNNYIYSYKYDGRRRLVEKKIPGKGWEYLVYNRNDQVVLTQDAEQRARKEWTYTRYDAFGRITSSGLYTNTAKVSRADVSGLVDASTGPLWETRSGADYPSPATTFPLAGTGITIKPLVVNYYDDYSFTGAADLPDSGISRSQMIRSLQTGSRVYRTDGTQPLLTVMYYDDYGRVIQTASKNHLEGKDYVTNTYLFSGELKTSTRVHTPKTGTATTIVTSNEYDHVGRLVSAKERIGSQAEVTLASNSYNEIGQLKTRYMGKAGTEPGYVDTTSYTYNERGWLTGSISPRFSQQLKYQDGPTPQWNGNISQQLWNENSRLDATAQSFTYVYDKLNRLRSGTNGLTGTAEMAEVISYDDLGMGNIKTLKRDAQAVTTYTYDGNKLTGLSGGLKGSYTYDANGNAKTDRLGMAFTYNHLNLPQTAKKTGTDVSFLYDATGTKLQKVSKIGTTTPIITKRDYVDGIEYNSGTIDIIHNAVGYAMWNGTNYVYHYNLKDHLGSVRATLKRRTNSTSVVDVVQPDNYYPFGKRRVVLGGNNRYLYNGKEIQGELGETYDYGARFYDAEIGRWNVVDPMAEDYAHWSPYNYAMNSPLVYIDPDGMSSEGFYTRYVRPDGSTIVNTNDGRNDVVIVPTNRMADFMHNLNETEKSPQYSIHSIGWNNYWRGEFGISISENTLNYAGHYLLGTEESRAAQVKYFVTGKSGDYRDFVRTRIFASWSGPVHVTFNIVTGAQLYSGLVAVPGLRAAYEAEVKALSNLANEMRLAGKSNEEIARTVSRMRREIGVKYKELTPAQLRNEIYERNTKKYGDPLGPSIDYLRQQGKSWDDIINSASRFWGKDMNFRK from the coding sequence TTGGTAAAAAGACCATGTTGGACTTTCAATAATTATATCTATAGCTATAAATACGACGGCCGGCGCCGCCTGGTGGAGAAGAAGATCCCAGGCAAAGGCTGGGAATATCTGGTGTACAACAGGAATGACCAGGTTGTGCTCACGCAGGACGCCGAACAGCGTGCGCGCAAAGAATGGACCTACACCCGCTACGATGCCTTTGGGCGTATCACTTCCAGTGGTCTGTACACCAACACGGCCAAGGTGAGCCGTGCCGATGTGAGCGGACTGGTGGATGCCTCGACGGGTCCGCTGTGGGAGACGCGCTCGGGAGCGGACTATCCTTCCCCTGCGACGACATTTCCACTGGCGGGTACGGGTATCACGATAAAGCCTTTAGTTGTCAACTACTACGATGACTATTCCTTTACTGGAGCTGCGGATCTTCCCGACAGCGGGATCAGCAGGAGCCAGATGATCAGGTCATTGCAGACGGGAAGCAGGGTGTACCGCACAGACGGAACGCAGCCGCTGCTGACGGTGATGTACTATGACGACTATGGCAGGGTGATCCAGACCGCCTCGAAGAACCATCTGGAAGGGAAGGACTATGTGACTAATACGTATCTGTTCAGCGGCGAACTGAAGACGAGCACGCGTGTACATACGCCGAAGACCGGAACAGCGACGACAATTGTGACCAGCAACGAGTATGACCATGTGGGCAGGCTGGTGTCGGCAAAAGAGCGTATCGGCTCGCAAGCAGAGGTTACGCTGGCATCCAACAGCTACAATGAGATCGGTCAGCTGAAGACCCGTTATATGGGCAAGGCTGGAACAGAACCTGGCTATGTGGATACGACGAGCTATACCTACAATGAGCGTGGCTGGCTCACCGGGAGTATCTCCCCGCGGTTCAGCCAGCAGCTGAAGTATCAGGATGGACCCACGCCGCAGTGGAACGGGAACATCAGCCAGCAGCTGTGGAACGAGAACAGCAGGCTGGATGCCACGGCCCAGAGCTTTACGTATGTCTATGATAAACTGAACCGTCTGAGGAGTGGTACGAACGGGCTGACCGGGACAGCCGAAATGGCCGAGGTAATCAGCTACGATGATCTAGGTATGGGCAATATCAAGACCCTGAAACGGGATGCACAGGCAGTGACGACGTATACCTATGACGGCAATAAGCTGACGGGCCTGTCGGGAGGACTGAAGGGGTCATATACCTATGATGCGAACGGTAATGCGAAGACGGACCGTCTGGGGATGGCCTTTACGTACAATCACCTGAACCTTCCTCAGACAGCAAAGAAAACCGGTACGGATGTGTCATTCCTGTATGACGCTACCGGAACCAAGCTTCAAAAAGTTTCCAAAATCGGAACTACCACCCCGATCATTACGAAAAGAGACTATGTGGACGGTATTGAATATAATAGCGGCACGATCGATATCATCCACAATGCGGTGGGTTATGCGATGTGGAACGGCACTAATTATGTGTACCACTATAATCTGAAGGACCATCTGGGCAGTGTCCGGGCGACGCTGAAACGGCGAACGAATAGTACCTCGGTAGTCGATGTAGTGCAACCGGATAACTATTATCCATTTGGCAAGCGCAGGGTTGTACTGGGCGGAAATAATAGGTATCTTTATAATGGGAAGGAGATCCAGGGCGAGCTTGGAGAGACCTACGATTACGGCGCGAGGTTCTACGATGCGGAGATAGGACGTTGGAATGTGGTGGATCCAATGGCGGAGGATTATGCTCATTGGTCTCCGTATAATTATGCAATGAATAGTCCATTGGTTTATATTGATCCTGATGGAATGTCGTCAGAAGGATTCTATACAAGATATGTGCGTCCAGATGGTAGTACAATTGTGAATACCAATGACGGGCGAAATGATGTCGTAATTGTTCCAACTAATAGGATGGCAGACTTTATGCACAATCTCAATGAAACTGAGAAATCACCGCAATATAGCATACATTCGATCGGATGGAATAACTATTGGAGGGGTGAGTTTGGCATTTCTATAAGTGAAAATACACTAAATTATGCTGGCCATTATTTGTTAGGGACAGAAGAATCTAGGGCTGCTCAAGTTAAATATTTTGTGACAGGAAAGAGTGGAGATTATAGAGACTTTGTACGTACGAGGATTTTCGCAAGTTGGAGTGGTCCAGTACATGTAACGTTCAATATAGTGACAGGAGCCCAACTATATAGCGGCTTAGTAGCTGTTCCTGGCTTAAGAGCTGCCTATGAAGCAGAAGTTAAAGCTTTAAGTAATTTGGCCAATGAGATGAGACTTGCCGGTAAATCGAATGAAGAAATTGCTAGGACCGTTAGCCGTATGAGAAGAGAGATAGGTGTGAAGTATAAAGAATTAACTCCAGCTCAGCTAAGAAACGAAATCTATGAAAGAAACACCAAAAAATATGGCGATCCGTTAGGGCCATCTATAGACTATTTGAGACAACAAGGTAAATCTTGGGATGATATTATTAATTCTGCGAGTAGGTTTTGGGGAAAAGATATGAATTTTAGGAAATGA
- a CDS encoding YdeI/OmpD-associated family protein — protein MNVEAAHFFENSSRWNEEFNLLREIVLQNPLLREEYKWMHPCYTYEGKNIVLIHGFKEYCALLFHKGALLKDPQQILIQQTENVQAARQLRFTNAADIEALRSSISDYIREAIDVEKSGQKVSMRKTEDYPVPEELQRAFNEDIAFKDSFQALTPGRQKAYLFYFSQAKQAKTRESRIEKYYQQILDGKGMDDA, from the coding sequence ATGAATGTAGAAGCTGCCCATTTCTTTGAAAATTCCAGCAGATGGAATGAAGAATTCAATTTGTTACGGGAAATCGTCCTGCAAAACCCCTTGCTCAGAGAAGAGTATAAATGGATGCACCCCTGCTATACCTATGAAGGCAAAAATATCGTCCTCATTCATGGATTCAAGGAATATTGCGCGCTGCTCTTCCATAAGGGGGCTCTGCTGAAAGATCCCCAGCAGATCTTAATCCAGCAGACGGAGAATGTTCAGGCCGCAAGACAGCTCAGATTTACCAACGCTGCGGATATCGAGGCGCTCAGAAGCAGTATCTCAGATTATATCCGCGAAGCTATCGACGTCGAAAAATCAGGACAGAAGGTCAGCATGCGGAAAACCGAAGACTACCCCGTACCTGAAGAGCTACAAAGGGCATTTAACGAGGATATCGCATTCAAAGATAGCTTCCAAGCGCTGACTCCGGGACGGCAGAAGGCGTATCTCTTTTATTTCAGTCAGGCAAAGCAGGCAAAAACCCGCGAATCACGAATCGAAAAATATTATCAGCAGATCCTCGATGGAAAGGGCATGGACGACGCATAA
- the mazG gene encoding nucleoside triphosphate pyrophosphohydrolase has protein sequence MANLIAPAYQHTPQLAFQRLLDVLYTLRLECPWDKKQTMESLRHLTMEEMYELTDAILDQDYPEIKKELGDVLMHLVFYARIAEEENRFSIVDVLNAICDKLIGRHPHIYGDVNADTEEQVKSNWETIKLKEGNASVLSGVPKGLPALVKAYRIQDKVRGVGFDWEDKKQVWEKVEEELAEFKAEFNIESTDTVDHSRAEAEFGDLLFSLINYARHIGINPENALERTNKKFIERFTYLEQKAAENKQRLQDMSLEEMDVYWNEAKTLKK, from the coding sequence ATGGCAAATCTCATAGCTCCGGCTTATCAGCATACCCCACAGCTGGCATTCCAACGTTTGCTCGATGTACTCTACACCTTAAGACTGGAATGCCCCTGGGATAAGAAACAGACGATGGAATCGCTGCGCCATCTTACGATGGAAGAAATGTACGAACTGACTGACGCGATCCTGGATCAGGACTATCCGGAAATCAAGAAGGAACTCGGCGACGTGCTGATGCACCTGGTGTTTTATGCGCGTATCGCTGAGGAAGAAAACAGGTTCTCGATCGTGGATGTGCTCAACGCCATCTGTGACAAACTGATCGGCCGCCATCCGCATATTTATGGAGACGTCAACGCGGACACCGAAGAACAGGTCAAATCCAACTGGGAGACGATCAAACTTAAAGAGGGCAACGCTTCAGTACTTTCGGGTGTACCAAAAGGGCTGCCGGCTCTAGTCAAGGCTTACCGCATTCAGGACAAAGTCCGAGGGGTCGGATTTGACTGGGAGGACAAAAAACAGGTATGGGAAAAAGTGGAAGAGGAACTGGCCGAATTCAAAGCCGAATTTAATATTGAATCGACAGATACGGTAGACCATAGCCGTGCCGAAGCTGAATTTGGAGATCTGCTGTTCTCCTTGATCAACTATGCACGGCATATCGGCATCAACCCCGAAAATGCGCTGGAACGTACAAATAAAAAGTTTATCGAACGCTTCACGTACCTGGAGCAGAAAGCAGCCGAGAATAAACAGCGCCTGCAGGACATGAGCCTCGAAGAAATGGACGTATACTGGAATGAAGCAAAAACATTAAAAAAATGA
- a CDS encoding SDR family NAD(P)-dependent oxidoreductase, translated as MNALADKVALVTGAGSGIGLAVALAYSREGAKVVVSDINEAAGAAAVKQIEDQGGAAVFFKADSSSAADNKALVDFAVATYGRLDIACNNAGIGGEAALTGDYSLDGWKKVIDINFNGVFYGCKYQLEAMEKNGGGVIVNMASIHGTVAAPLSSAYTAAKHAVVGLTKNIGAEYGQKNIRCNAVGPGYIDTPLLAQLDQEHIDTLVSKHPIGRLGKAEEVAELVIFLSSDKSSFMTGGYYLVDGGYTAV; from the coding sequence ATGAATGCATTAGCAGATAAAGTAGCGTTGGTTACCGGCGCAGGTTCAGGCATTGGGCTTGCTGTTGCGCTGGCTTATAGTAGAGAAGGAGCGAAGGTGGTGGTTTCAGACATCAACGAGGCAGCAGGAGCTGCAGCGGTAAAACAGATTGAAGATCAGGGCGGGGCAGCTGTGTTTTTTAAAGCCGATAGTTCATCTGCGGCAGACAATAAAGCACTGGTAGATTTTGCGGTAGCCACCTACGGGCGTCTAGATATAGCATGCAATAATGCCGGAATAGGCGGTGAGGCCGCTCTGACGGGAGATTACAGTCTGGACGGGTGGAAAAAGGTAATTGACATTAATTTTAATGGCGTCTTTTATGGCTGTAAATATCAGCTTGAGGCCATGGAAAAAAACGGTGGAGGCGTCATCGTCAATATGGCATCTATCCACGGGACAGTCGCCGCTCCGCTGTCGAGTGCCTATACCGCTGCGAAGCACGCTGTTGTCGGGCTGACGAAAAATATAGGCGCCGAGTATGGTCAAAAAAATATCCGCTGCAATGCGGTCGGACCAGGCTATATCGATACACCATTGTTAGCCCAGCTAGACCAAGAACATATAGACACCCTGGTCAGCAAACATCCGATTGGCCGGCTGGGGAAAGCCGAAGAAGTGGCCGAACTGGTCATTTTCTTAAGTTCGGACAAGTCGTCTTTTATGACCGGGGGATACTATCTGGTGGACGGCGGCTATACGGCTGTATGA
- a CDS encoding STM3941 family protein, with product MKETVIKFDKKKRIKNLLVGFIFTIAALCFSYYIFFIADKIRLYHGLMTAMLGALGIYVVVKAAKELGNGDSIGLILNAEGITYKATPLGKQVGLLRWSSIESLRTEKRHGIHFVFLKLRDASRDIPALGPALYRNVETNGIPVSADQLAIGFEELAQLIAQYHQRYRY from the coding sequence ATGAAAGAGACGGTTATAAAATTTGACAAAAAGAAGCGGATTAAGAACTTGTTGGTTGGCTTTATCTTCACAATAGCCGCATTGTGTTTTTCCTATTACATTTTCTTTATCGCGGACAAAATAAGACTATACCACGGTCTTATGACGGCGATGCTAGGGGCGCTAGGGATCTATGTTGTGGTGAAGGCAGCGAAGGAACTGGGTAATGGCGACAGCATCGGACTGATATTGAATGCCGAAGGCATCACTTACAAGGCGACCCCCTTGGGTAAACAGGTTGGCCTGTTGCGGTGGAGTTCAATCGAATCTTTAAGGACCGAAAAGAGACACGGAATACATTTTGTTTTTTTGAAATTGAGGGACGCCAGTCGTGATATTCCGGCACTTGGTCCCGCCCTATACCGAAATGTCGAGACAAACGGCATACCCGTGTCAGCAGATCAGCTCGCCATCGGATTTGAGGAACTTGCACAGCTGATTGCACAGTATCACCAGCGTTATCGGTATTAA